From the Xiphophorus maculatus strain JP 163 A chromosome 20, X_maculatus-5.0-male, whole genome shotgun sequence genome, one window contains:
- the blcap gene encoding bladder cancer-associated protein — translation MYCLQWLLPVLLIPKPLNPALWFNHSMFMGFYLLSFLLERKPCTICALVFLAALFLICYSCWGNCFLYHCQDAALPAAAHDPAIIGT, via the coding sequence ATGTACTGCCTCCAGTGGCTGCTGCCGGTGCTGCTGATCCCGAAGCCGCTGAACCCGGCGCTGTGGTTCAACCACTCCATGTTCATGGGCTTCTACCtgctcagcttcctgctggagAGGAAACCCTGCACCATCTGCGCCCTCGTCTTCCTCGCCGCGCTCTTCCTCATCTGCTACAGCTGCTGGGGGAACTGCTTCCTGTACCACTGCCAGGACGCCGCGCTGCCCGCCGCCGCACATGACCCCGCCATCATAGGCACCTAG
- the ripor3 gene encoding RIPOR family member 3, with protein MSVKLRFNSPSDGGLIHRSRSFTGLGSLSGRPRSSSIRSSFRSKATTGSKPPRMHLSPRRWSATTWSQPEQVDRIFQALRSGLKEYLEVHQAEMELLSSQQRETKRNSRLAFLYDLEKEIKALERYIRRLEFQMSKVEELYETYCVQWKLCQGAVNMKRAFSLSPSSRASRESLLELGRSHRHSLQDMSTMEGDLEILLGELHIKMKGLIGFARLCPGDQYEVVVRLGRQRWKIRGRIESDDSQSWDEEEMVFLPHVYHNFEIKVMEAKGLGWLLVGMVTCASVDFFVAQPQLMLVDITELGTIKLQLEVTWNPFDSSERMKPLSVSKQSVLSRKGSVYSWTAPNTPSFTEKYFISMVHELQDQEGSLPSLLARSRSSRGGVSLLSYLSNPSHTSATSGPQSPFIPSLTRAHSYPSTSLAGSQTQLSFEEEEEKLVEGKVDEEEWGGVSETSSAETIKTTSHLALPRSSTPDILRKNPSGETETQQGAQESPSIPAVSGAPPSPSVRPGPSGAPRRSQTVRLAVLMAELEKSFGGESNAEKEQRALEHQIQHLGTILKNDLSLLRSSASEETLAVEEVLGSFDFLSNDFSADDDTSCLGSMRLKDSGISSFQQNTLKSLGLLSAGSQSDSEDELVIAPLTSGNWGLDQALETHLDICCVLLQMMKTSDFSLSRRELLQEMSNQTAVLDRVGGLLLEKSHNITPRDVLPKAQRSRGILLFWEECVNASGSPFYCSVENFSRTLKKRYTHKVKAKLPGQSERVFSRLLQQLQAACRLLPGCRPACSPERVTVFQLSVYLKRWSFQDLGEHISRLSREEYILSALNGPKRRKCLNKLRGRSLSELLPLQSTLQTIAALLVDSNHKVCKAAASCISRAAGCKAFRSKSVVFYTESLKSSEVLIQTGSCLALKCLRATESVEQITDLCRSADEDLRGVAKETVLSFGKKGFEAFRRMEQMLADMQDEEYQNLETEITIL; from the exons ATGTCGGTGAAGCTGCGGTTCAACTCGCCGTCAGATGGAGGTCTGATCCACAGAAGCCGCTCTTTCACGGGTTTGGGCTCGCTGAGCGGCCGGCCGCG GTCTTCCTCAATACGTAGCTCTTTCCGCTCCAAAGCCACAACAGGAAGTAAACCTCCCAGAATGCACCTCTCCCCCCGCCGATGGTCGGCCACTACCTGGTCGCAGCCGGAGCAGGTGGACAGGATTTTCCAAGCACTGCGCAGCGGACTCAA GGAATATTTAGAGGTTCACCAGGCAGAGATGGAGCTCCTGTCGTCACAGCAGAGAGAAACCAAGAGGAACTCCAGACTG GCATTTCTATATGATCTGGAAAAG GAGATTAAAGCGTTGGAGAGGTACATCCGACGATTAGAGTTTCAAATGAGCAAG GTGGAGGAGTTGTACGAGACGTACTGCGTTCAGTGGAAGCTGTGCCAGGGAGCGGTGAACATGAAGAGGGCTTTCTCTCTGTCCCCGTCTTCCAGAGCCTCCAGGGAGAGTCTGCTGGAGCTCGGCCGCAGTCACCGGCACAGCCTGCAG GACATGTCGACCATGGAGGGAGATCTGGAAATCCTCCTGGGAGAGCTGCACATCAAAATGAAGG GACTGATCGGCTTCGCTCGGCTCTGCCCTGGAGACCAGTACGAG GTGGTGGTGCGTTTGGGACGGCAACGATGGAAAATCAGAGGAAGGATTGAGTCTGATGACTCTCAGTCCTGGGATGAAGAGGAGATGGTCTTCCTCCCCCATGTGTACCATAACTTTGAAATCAAG GTGATGGAGGCCAAGGGCCTGGGTTGGCTGCTGGTTGGCATGGTAACGTGCGCCAGTGTGGACTTCTTCGTGGCGCAGCCGCAGCTGATGTTGGTGGACATCACAGAGCTGGGAACCAtcaagctgcagctggaggtcACCTGGAA tccGTTTGACAGCAGTGAGAGGATGAAGCCGCTGTCCGTTAGCAAGCAGTCGGTGTTGAGCAGGAAGGGTTCGGTTTACAGCTGGACGGCACCGAACACGCCTTCATTcacagaaaaatactttata TCGATGGTCCATGAGCTGCAGGATCAGGAGGGTTCCCTCCCGTCCCTGCTGGCTAGAAGCCGTTCCAGCAGAGGAGGCGTGTCGCTGCTCAGCTACCTGTCCAACCCGTCACACACCTCGGCCACATCGGGCCCTCAGAGTCCCTTCATCCCCAG TCTGACTCGCGCTCACAGCTACCCGTCGACCAGCCTGGCAGGAAGTCAGACTCAGCTTTCCtttgaagaggaagaggagaagctCGTCGAGGGGAAGGTGGATGAAGAGGAGTGGGGAGGCGTGTCGGAGACTTCGTCAGCAGAAACGATTAAAACGACGTCTCATCTGGCCTTACCCAG GTCCAGCACTCCAGACATCCTGAGGAAGAATCCATCAGGAGAAACCGAGACGCAGCAAGGAGCACAG GAATCCCCCAGCATCCCAGCTGTCTCTGGAGCTCCGCCCTCTCCGTCGGTCCGACCCGGGCCCAGCGGCGCCCCGCGGCGATCGCAGACCGTTCGGCTGGCGGTCCTGATGGCGGAGCTGGAGAAATCGTTTGGCGGTGAGAGCAACGCTGAAAAGGAGCAGAGAGCTTTGGAGCATCAGATCCAGCACCTGGGAACCATCCTGAAG AACGACCTCTCCCTGCTCCGGAGCTCTGCATCAGAGGAAACGCTGGCCGTCGAGGAAGTCCTGGGCAGCTTCGACTTCCTGTCCAACGACTTCAGCGCAGATGACGACACTTCCTGTTTGGGCAGCATGAGGCTAAAAGACAGCGG CATCAGTTCGTTCCAGCAGAACACCCTGAAGAGTCTGGGCCTcctgtctgcaggcagccaaTCGGATTCAGAGGACGAGCTGGTCATCGCCCCACTGACTTCTGGGAACTGGGGTCTGGACCAGGCGCTGGAGACGCACCTGGACATCTGCTGCGTCCTGCTGCAG ATGATGAAAACAAGCGACTTCAGTCTGTCTCGCCGggagctgctgcaggagatGTCCAACCAGACCGCGGTTCTGGACAGAGTCGGCGGTCTGCTGCTGGAGAAGAGCCACAACATCACACCGAGAGACG TCCTCCCTAAGGCCCAGAGGTCCAGAGGTATCCTGCTGTTCTGGGAGGAGTGTGTGAACGCCAGCGGCTCTCCGTTCTACTGCAGCGTGGAAAACTTCTCCAGGACGCTGAAGAAGCGTTACACTCACAAAGTGAAGGCCAAGCTGCCTGGACAGTCAGAGAGAG TGTTTTCCAGactcctgcagcagctgcaggctgCCTGCAGGCTGCTGCCCGGCTGCCGGCCCGCCTGCAGCCCTGAGAGGGTCACTGTTTTCCAGCTCTCTGTTTATCTGAAGCGCTGGAGCTTCCAGGATCTGGGGGAGCACATCTCCCGCCTGTCCAGAGAAG AGTACATCCTGTCAGCGCTGAACGGCCCCAAACGGAGAAAGTGTTTAAACAAGctgagggggcggagcctgtcGGAGCTCCTCCCACTGCAGAGCACGCTGCAGACTATCGCCGCCCTGCTGGTGGACTCCAACCACAAAGTCTGCAAAGCTGCAGCCAGCTGCATCAGCAGAGCCGCAGGCTGCAAGGCCTTCAGGAGCAAG tcgGTGGTTTTCTACACAGAGAGCCTGAAAAGTTCTGAGGTTCTGATCCAGACGGGTTCCTGTCTGGCTCTGAAATGCCTTCGG GCGACGGAGAGCGTGGAGCAGATCACGGATCTGTGCAGGTCGGCAGACGAAGATCTTCGTGGCGTCGCCAAGGAAACCGTTTTATCGTTTG gtAAGAAAGGATTCGAAGCTTTCCGGAGGATGGAGCAGATGTTGGCGGACATGCAGGATGAAGAGTATCAGAACCTGGAGACAGAAATCACCATTTTATAA